The Macrococcoides canis genome has a window encoding:
- a CDS encoding TIGR04104 family putative zinc finger protein, with translation MNCVHCNHKFSFQERMNATWKPSMNNEVTCPNCGSKQYISNKSTAKSYGFLLLVELIIILLAPLFKLSIPALIVFMIVAIVLVIILFPLTLKLVPEKDGLLEEQFREMENRQKGRRR, from the coding sequence ATGAACTGCGTACATTGCAATCATAAATTTAGTTTTCAGGAACGTATGAATGCTACATGGAAACCGTCTATGAATAATGAAGTCACGTGCCCTAATTGTGGGAGTAAACAATACATCTCTAATAAAAGTACGGCAAAATCATATGGGTTCCTACTATTAGTAGAACTTATCATTATACTACTGGCACCGTTATTTAAATTATCAATACCAGCACTAATCGTATTTATGATAGTAGCCATTGTATTAGTTATCATACTGTTCCCGCTTACGCTGAAACTCGTTCCAGAGAAAGATGGATTGCTGGAAGAACAGTTTAGAGAGATGGAAAATAGACAGAAGGGGAGAAGACGATGA
- a CDS encoding LysR family transcriptional regulator has translation MELRQLITFKTIAETGSFTKTSEKLGYAQSSITTHILNLEEELGFSLFDRLGKNIILNHNGERILSHADKIIKEIELIKAHQISPEEITGTLKIGAPEAILSYRLPSILKKYKSLYPKIKIDLKHISPNDIFQELSQGHLDIAFIICDEPQIKDIQSIKFCDEELKLISNRSMDISNIETLLETNNIIFTEIGCYYRSAFERILNQYSIMPSETMTLDNIESIKQCVINDLGISVLPLIAIQNEINNKQLYSFTLPSKISSHILYHKNKTMTPAIQAFIKILTS, from the coding sequence ATGGAATTAAGACAACTTATTACTTTCAAGACTATTGCAGAAACAGGAAGCTTCACAAAGACATCCGAAAAACTCGGATATGCACAATCTTCGATAACTACTCATATATTGAATTTAGAGGAAGAATTAGGATTTTCATTATTTGATCGTTTAGGGAAAAATATAATTTTAAATCATAACGGAGAAAGAATCTTGTCTCACGCTGATAAGATTATAAAAGAAATAGAGCTTATTAAAGCTCATCAAATATCTCCCGAGGAAATTACAGGAACATTAAAAATAGGAGCACCAGAAGCCATATTAAGCTATCGCTTGCCATCTATATTAAAAAAATATAAATCCCTATATCCTAAAATAAAAATCGATTTAAAACATATTAGCCCAAATGATATTTTTCAAGAACTGTCACAAGGTCACTTAGATATCGCATTTATAATATGTGACGAGCCTCAAATTAAAGATATTCAATCTATAAAATTCTGTGATGAAGAACTGAAGTTAATTTCTAACAGATCTATGGATATAAGTAACATCGAAACATTATTAGAAACTAATAATATAATATTCACTGAAATTGGTTGTTACTATAGAAGCGCTTTCGAAAGAATACTAAACCAATATTCAATTATGCCATCTGAGACAATGACACTTGATAATATAGAGAGCATTAAGCAATGTGTAATTAATGATCTCGGCATCTCAGTATTACCACTTATTGCGATTCAAAATGAAATTAATAATAAACAATTATATTCATTTACCTTGCCATCAAAGATATCAAGTCACATCCTATATCACAAAAACAAAACAATGACACCAGCCATACAAGCATTTATAAAGATTTTAACAAGCTGA
- a CDS encoding NUDIX domain-containing protein has protein sequence MHYTCANLVHMKDGKLLLVKVRENEHYYLPGGKIEAGEDDRTSLERELREELSLELEKENMQYLYTVTGPAYPDTDKTVELRCYKYTGDIGNIQMNSEITDVKYVDINDKEKIAPAVNKLIEEYL, from the coding sequence ATGCATTACACATGCGCAAATTTAGTACATATGAAAGACGGGAAGTTGCTGCTCGTTAAAGTAAGAGAGAATGAACATTACTATTTACCAGGAGGGAAGATTGAAGCGGGGGAAGATGATCGAACTTCGTTAGAAAGAGAGTTGCGTGAAGAATTGAGTTTAGAGCTTGAAAAAGAAAACATGCAATACTTATACACAGTAACCGGACCCGCATACCCGGATACAGATAAAACGGTAGAATTACGCTGTTACAAGTACACTGGGGACATTGGAAATATTCAGATGAACAGTGAAATTACTGATGTGAAGTATGTGGATATTAACGATAAAGAAAAAATCGCTCCGGCAGTGAACAAGTTGATTGAAGAGTACTTATAA
- a CDS encoding MarR family winged helix-turn-helix transcriptional regulator, with protein MNNHQFRKLSRSVSRGLVEIEKDGVSCCGLPILQSHILIELGENPNLSLNEVAKKLSSEKASISRAVQSLVEKGLVDRQTETHDRRSVTLSLTTKGLDNFNDINKEMNDYAEQIMSHFTPEETDSLFYYLNKLDETIQLVNNKQCNKDECQ; from the coding sequence ATGAATAATCATCAGTTCAGAAAATTAAGTCGTTCGGTTAGCAGAGGATTAGTTGAGATAGAAAAAGACGGCGTCAGCTGTTGTGGTTTACCCATCCTTCAAAGTCATATATTGATTGAACTCGGTGAAAACCCTAATCTTTCACTAAATGAAGTAGCTAAAAAGCTTTCATCCGAAAAAGCTAGTATCAGTCGTGCGGTTCAGTCTCTTGTTGAAAAGGGGCTGGTCGATAGACAAACCGAAACTCACGACAGACGCTCTGTAACATTATCATTAACAACTAAAGGTCTCGATAACTTTAACGATATTAATAAAGAGATGAACGATTATGCAGAACAAATTATGTCGCATTTCACACCTGAAGAAACAGATTCATTGTTCTATTACTTGAACAAACTTGATGAAACCATTCAACTTGTAAACAATAAACAATGTAATAAGGATGAATGTCAATGA
- a CDS encoding LysE/ArgO family amino acid transporter, with product MTQSILHGFLLAFGLILPLGAQNVFVFNQGANHKRFKKIIPVIVTAGLSDTLLILLAVFGVSLLLNQYPTLQLIIYAIGFIFLLYMAWSLWHESPSTNADSPPMSAKKQISFALSVSLLNPHAIMDTIGVIGTNAAMYAHAEKIAFTITTISVSWIWFISLGLIGKLVGNIDQEGKFILILNKVSSIIIIAVAVLIAKNIIEII from the coding sequence TTGACACAATCGATTTTACACGGATTCTTACTCGCATTCGGATTAATATTGCCACTCGGGGCACAGAATGTGTTTGTCTTCAATCAAGGTGCAAACCATAAACGCTTTAAAAAGATCATACCTGTCATCGTTACAGCGGGGCTTAGTGATACTTTACTCATCTTACTTGCAGTCTTTGGTGTTTCATTATTATTAAATCAATATCCAACGCTTCAACTCATTATCTATGCTATAGGTTTCATATTTTTACTTTATATGGCATGGTCACTATGGCATGAATCACCAAGTACTAATGCTGATAGCCCACCCATGTCTGCAAAGAAACAAATTAGCTTTGCACTTTCAGTATCTTTATTAAATCCTCATGCCATCATGGATACGATAGGTGTGATTGGTACAAATGCTGCAATGTACGCACATGCTGAAAAAATAGCATTCACTATAACAACCATCTCTGTTTCATGGATATGGTTTATATCGCTAGGTCTAATAGGAAAGCTTGTCGGAAACATCGATCAAGAAGGAAAATTCATCTTAATACTTAATAAAGTGTCGAGCATTATAATTATTGCTGTAGCAGTTCTGATAGCGAAAAATATTATCGAGATAATTTAA
- a CDS encoding GNAT family N-acetyltransferase, with translation MIRACTVEDKSALKEIAYQTFDETFRADNKKENIDEYLKNAFTDEKVLAELQNPDSFFYFIYYEDTLAGYLKLNINEAQTESFEGENLEIERIYILKQFQKKGLGKQLYDKALEVARHLSRERIWLGVWEKNNNAIAFYEQLGFNKIDQHSFYMGDEQQIDYIMMKSI, from the coding sequence ATGATTAGAGCATGTACAGTAGAAGATAAGAGCGCATTAAAGGAGATTGCGTATCAGACATTTGATGAAACCTTTAGAGCAGATAATAAAAAAGAAAACATTGATGAATACTTAAAAAATGCATTTACAGACGAGAAAGTACTAGCTGAACTACAGAATCCAGATTCGTTTTTCTATTTTATTTATTATGAAGATACATTGGCGGGATATTTAAAGCTGAACATCAATGAAGCACAGACGGAAAGCTTTGAAGGTGAGAACCTGGAGATTGAGCGTATATACATATTAAAACAATTCCAGAAAAAAGGATTAGGCAAACAGTTATATGATAAAGCGCTAGAAGTCGCTCGACACTTGTCACGTGAGCGTATATGGCTGGGCGTCTGGGAGAAAAATAACAATGCGATTGCATTTTACGAGCAGCTAGGATTCAACAAGATTGATCAGCATTCGTTTTATATGGGAGATGAACAGCAGATCGACTATATTATGATGAAATCGATATAG
- a CDS encoding L-lactate permease, which yields MSLLIAIFPILLIFLLLFIVKYSAFKSGVITLTSTLLLLLSGSSEFHLSIQELLDALIKSTLISSIAAYVMFFGILLFHLMNESDKISEISEEFKCVTDHQVLQVIILVLGVSPLIESTSGFGTAFLVVAPILISLGIERFKSALIGILSLLAVPWGALSTGTVIGSKLVDIDINDIGFISSAISSVTICYFLLTILYILNGYNAIIDNKYMITKFLITFITSNIVFNYWINVELAGVFSSLAVIGVGLFHIRMNKQHSTDITKLLKLMMPYILLTLLVLVTRVVPGISDYLSNTLVVKIQKFNFSLPLLYSPGFWIMIVCLYSIIIFKINRRIIRKSISKTIVQWYLFVITTTLFITLAQIMDFSNMNDEISSNLGNAFGEYYILFSVLIGSLGGFLTGSNTGANAMFMKLQVQTAETINMDTTLIAGVQNVSASNATMATPSRVRLASEICNVKKEESRLMNYILKICLGALVLTMTITFFIIRLI from the coding sequence TTGTCGCTATTAATTGCAATTTTTCCTATATTACTGATTTTTCTGTTACTTTTTATAGTTAAGTACTCAGCCTTTAAGTCAGGAGTAATTACTTTAACGAGCACATTGCTATTACTTTTATCTGGCAGTAGTGAGTTTCATCTTAGTATTCAAGAATTATTAGATGCATTGATTAAAAGTACATTAATTTCAAGTATCGCAGCATATGTCATGTTCTTTGGAATTTTATTATTTCATTTAATGAATGAATCCGATAAGATTTCAGAAATTTCGGAGGAATTTAAGTGCGTAACAGATCATCAAGTTTTACAAGTAATAATATTAGTGCTCGGCGTATCACCTTTGATTGAAAGTACAAGCGGATTTGGAACTGCGTTTTTAGTCGTTGCTCCGATACTCATATCTTTAGGGATAGAACGATTTAAATCAGCTTTGATTGGTATTTTAAGTTTATTAGCTGTACCTTGGGGCGCACTAAGTACAGGAACTGTGATTGGAAGTAAATTAGTAGACATTGATATAAATGATATAGGATTTATTTCTTCTGCCATATCATCAGTGACAATATGTTATTTTTTGTTGACAATCTTATATATATTGAACGGTTATAATGCGATTATCGATAATAAATATATGATTACTAAATTCTTGATAACATTTATAACTTCTAATATCGTGTTTAATTATTGGATTAATGTTGAGCTGGCAGGTGTATTCAGTTCATTAGCGGTGATAGGGGTTGGATTATTTCATATTAGAATGAATAAACAGCACTCTACTGATATAACTAAATTATTGAAGTTAATGATGCCGTATATTTTACTTACATTATTAGTGTTAGTAACGCGAGTAGTTCCTGGAATTTCAGATTATCTATCTAATACTTTAGTAGTGAAAATTCAAAAGTTTAACTTTTCGTTGCCTTTATTATATTCACCTGGCTTCTGGATAATGATTGTATGTTTATATTCAATTATTATCTTTAAAATAAATAGGCGTATTATACGTAAAAGCATTTCTAAAACAATCGTTCAATGGTATTTGTTTGTAATTACAACGACATTGTTTATTACACTTGCACAGATAATGGATTTTTCTAATATGAACGATGAAATTTCTAGTAATCTAGGCAATGCATTTGGTGAGTACTATATACTATTTTCAGTATTGATAGGAAGTTTAGGTGGATTTTTGACAGGAAGTAATACTGGAGCGAATGCAATGTTTATGAAACTTCAAGTGCAGACAGCTGAAACGATAAATATGGATACTACGTTAATAGCAGGAGTACAAAATGTAAGTGCCTCAAATGCTACGATGGCAACTCCTTCTAGAGTAAGGCTTGCTTCAGAAATATGTAATGTTAAAAAAGAGGAAAGTAGGTTGATGAATTATATTTTGAAAATATGTTTAGGTGCGCTCGTTTTAACTATGACAATTACATTTTTTATAATAAGATTAATTTGA
- a CDS encoding MIP/aquaporin family protein, whose amino-acid sequence MKKYLSELLGTFVLVFFGTGTAVMASLTPDNNVGIFGIAFAFGLTVIAAAYAIGDISGGHLNPAISFAMFLDKRLSFKDFAIYSVFQTIGALLATTLIWAILKSFKTEIPFSYGANAPGDLTLWGAFLVEVILTFVFVFVVLSVTKTKFIAPSLAVLVIGFTLTMVHLIGIPLTGTSVNPARSIAPALFTGGEALSTLWIFIVAPLVGAAVAAVTHNYLES is encoded by the coding sequence ATGAAAAAGTATTTATCAGAACTATTAGGAACATTTGTATTAGTATTCTTCGGAACAGGGACTGCTGTTATGGCATCACTTACTCCAGACAACAACGTCGGTATATTCGGCATCGCATTCGCATTCGGTTTAACTGTAATTGCAGCAGCATATGCAATCGGAGATATCTCAGGCGGACATTTAAATCCAGCAATCTCGTTTGCGATGTTTTTAGATAAAAGATTATCATTCAAAGACTTTGCAATCTATTCAGTCTTCCAGACAATCGGCGCATTACTTGCAACAACATTAATCTGGGCGATTCTTAAATCATTCAAAACTGAGATTCCATTCTCTTATGGTGCAAACGCGCCTGGCGATTTAACACTATGGGGTGCTTTCTTAGTAGAAGTTATCCTTACGTTTGTATTCGTATTCGTCGTATTATCAGTGACGAAAACGAAATTTATCGCACCAAGCTTAGCAGTACTTGTAATCGGATTTACATTAACAATGGTCCACTTAATCGGAATTCCGTTAACTGGAACATCAGTAAACCCAGCAAGAAGTATCGCACCAGCATTATTCACTGGCGGCGAAGCATTATCAACATTATGGATCTTCATCGTAGCTCCATTAGTAGGTGCAGCAGTAGCAGCAGTGACGCATAACTACTTAGAATCATAA
- a CDS encoding helix-turn-helix domain-containing protein, with product MFGNNVKKLRLEKGDSLETLALKSNVSRSMLSKIERNEKQPTLKVAAQIAEALNTTISYLLDETVQENTKLIPEGKHLTYTDPSSGFVRKLLSPNTNSSIEFVYNTIPPYTTSGIFPPHNKGVKEYIYILSGMVEVSLNQSSSYKLSKGDSFYFEAHVSHEFMNKSDDNCEYILIIDSKG from the coding sequence ATGTTCGGAAATAACGTCAAGAAACTTAGATTAGAAAAAGGAGATTCTCTGGAGACACTCGCATTGAAATCAAATGTCAGTCGATCTATGCTTTCTAAAATTGAACGCAATGAAAAACAACCAACACTAAAAGTTGCAGCACAAATTGCAGAAGCTTTAAATACTACCATTTCATACTTACTCGATGAAACTGTACAAGAAAACACTAAACTCATTCCTGAAGGAAAGCATTTAACGTATACAGATCCAAGTAGTGGATTTGTTCGTAAACTATTGTCTCCGAACACTAATTCAAGTATAGAATTTGTGTATAATACAATACCTCCATATACGACTTCAGGAATTTTTCCTCCACATAATAAGGGGGTCAAAGAATATATATATATTTTAAGTGGGATGGTAGAAGTTTCGTTAAATCAATCATCCTCATATAAATTGTCAAAAGGGGATTCATTTTATTTTGAAGCACATGTATCACACGAATTCATGAATAAATCGGATGACAATTGTGAATATATATTAATTATTGATTCTAAAGGATAA
- a CDS encoding permease, whose protein sequence is MSIELLKEIFRSFLSLSLNLLILFFLISIIISFFEPFIPFSKLEKIMTDRNMLLGNFAGALLGFITPFCSCSTIPLLVTMINRKIPFQIVMTYLFSSPLLDPWILGLMYYIYGFKVTAIYGIVTFLFSMLIGYILDKLKFSKYVKNVIVEGVELHEDASRRTNIPLNIKVAFIDTLNLMKSVFTYIIFGALIGAIIKEAVPTSLLTALGDFNQWIVIPIAAIIGVPLYIRLSTMLPITNVLLAGGFPLSPMMALLIGGAGASLPEVIMLKSIFHNRLVIAFVVSVFIMATFSGYLFLLLNFK, encoded by the coding sequence ATGAGCATAGAATTATTAAAAGAAATTTTTAGATCATTCTTATCATTATCTCTAAATTTACTTATATTATTCTTTCTCATTTCGATTATTATCAGTTTCTTTGAACCATTTATTCCATTTAGTAAGCTGGAGAAAATTATGACTGATCGCAATATGTTATTGGGTAATTTTGCGGGTGCACTATTAGGGTTTATCACCCCTTTTTGTTCATGTTCTACGATACCATTGCTTGTGACAATGATTAATAGAAAAATTCCTTTTCAGATCGTTATGACATACTTGTTCTCTTCTCCTTTACTTGATCCATGGATACTTGGTCTAATGTATTATATTTATGGTTTTAAAGTGACAGCAATTTATGGGATTGTGACATTTTTATTCTCGATGTTAATTGGATATATATTAGACAAACTCAAATTTAGTAAATACGTAAAAAACGTAATTGTTGAAGGCGTTGAATTACATGAAGATGCCTCAAGACGTACGAATATTCCACTTAATATCAAAGTCGCATTTATTGACACGTTAAATTTAATGAAATCTGTATTCACATACATCATTTTTGGGGCTTTAATCGGTGCAATTATAAAAGAAGCTGTACCTACTTCACTTCTCACAGCTTTAGGTGACTTTAACCAATGGATTGTAATACCTATTGCGGCAATCATCGGTGTGCCTTTGTATATAAGACTATCAACAATGCTTCCAATTACTAACGTACTATTAGCAGGAGGGTTTCCTCTATCTCCAATGATGGCATTATTAATTGGTGGTGCCGGTGCAAGTTTACCTGAAGTGATAATGCTAAAGAGCATATTTCATAATAGACTTGTCATTGCATTTGTTGTTTCTGTATTCATTATGGCAACGTTCTCGGGATATTTGTTTTTATTATTAAATTTTAAATAA
- a CDS encoding aminotransferase-like domain-containing protein has product MKKPKYQEIIDDLIKSINDGILEAGMKLPSQRVLAEKYEVNRTTIIHVLEILKSKGILESKERKGIYVADNQWNTYIQNNISWQSYIGNNASKNNQYYIQEINRCEFIEGIQRLGTGELSPRLIPNEILKNIITEDNRNHLTTNYEEPKGNIHLRNQIKEFMSKRGIECNIEEICVTSGALQGLKLISDGLLTPQSKILVETPSYINSIRTWHAIQSKLIALPIEYIKNNINAIFKEDEDYSNSILYCNPTLHNPTSNTFTVIEKNKLLEQSKEKGIPIVEDDIYSELWFGNNIPKSLKQLDKNNNVIYIGSLSKTVSPGLRIGWIIGNENVIEHLADLKMQNDYGASSVSQFIAARWLESYHEAHIDSLKTALLKRKNIMCEVLYKYFSDIGYWDEPQGSFYIWFKFRKKINMKKLFQLALEENILINPGEIYSNSDKDKIRFSYSYIDEEMIEPSIKRLREIIDRERLMVE; this is encoded by the coding sequence ATGAAAAAGCCGAAATATCAAGAAATTATTGATGATCTTATAAAGTCGATCAATGACGGCATCTTAGAAGCGGGTATGAAATTACCGTCTCAACGGGTATTAGCAGAGAAGTATGAAGTCAATAGAACAACAATAATTCATGTACTAGAAATATTAAAGAGTAAAGGTATTCTAGAAAGCAAAGAAAGAAAAGGAATCTATGTAGCAGATAATCAATGGAATACATATATTCAAAATAATATAAGCTGGCAAAGTTACATCGGTAATAACGCATCGAAAAATAATCAATATTATATTCAAGAAATCAATCGTTGTGAATTTATTGAAGGTATACAGAGACTTGGTACAGGAGAACTATCACCTCGTTTAATCCCGAATGAAATTCTGAAAAATATTATTACTGAAGATAATCGAAATCATTTAACAACAAATTACGAAGAACCTAAAGGTAATATTCATTTGAGAAATCAAATTAAAGAATTTATGAGTAAACGTGGTATTGAATGTAATATTGAAGAAATATGTGTTACGTCTGGAGCATTACAAGGATTGAAACTAATATCAGATGGCTTATTGACGCCGCAATCAAAAATACTCGTTGAAACACCTTCATATATTAACTCGATTAGAACGTGGCATGCTATACAGTCAAAACTAATTGCCTTACCAATTGAATATATAAAAAATAATATTAATGCAATATTTAAAGAAGACGAAGATTATAGCAACAGCATTTTGTACTGTAACCCGACATTACATAACCCGACATCGAATACATTTACAGTAATTGAGAAAAATAAATTACTCGAACAAAGCAAAGAAAAAGGGATTCCGATTGTGGAAGATGATATATATAGCGAATTATGGTTTGGTAATAACATACCAAAATCTCTAAAACAATTAGATAAGAATAACAATGTCATCTATATAGGCAGCCTGTCTAAAACAGTCAGTCCAGGATTAAGGATAGGATGGATTATCGGGAATGAAAATGTAATTGAGCATTTAGCAGATTTGAAAATGCAGAATGATTATGGTGCAAGTTCTGTTTCTCAATTTATAGCTGCTAGATGGTTAGAGTCATATCATGAAGCGCATATTGATAGTTTGAAAACGGCCCTACTTAAACGGAAAAATATAATGTGTGAAGTACTATATAAGTACTTTTCTGACATTGGATACTGGGATGAACCACAAGGGTCATTTTATATATGGTTTAAGTTTAGAAAGAAAATTAATATGAAGAAGCTATTTCAACTCGCCTTAGAAGAAAATATTTTGATTAACCCAGGAGAAATCTATTCAAATTCAGATAAAGATAAAATAAGATTTTCATATTCTTATATCGATGAAGAAATGATAGAACCTAGTATAAAGCGACTAAGAGAAATCATTGACCGTGAGAGGTTGATGGTGGAATAA
- a CDS encoding helix-turn-helix transcriptional regulator, giving the protein MSVKFTTHIKKYRLMNEMTQEELAARVNVRRETIMRLENAKYNPSLELAMRIAYVLDTSIYNLFEFNFEGDD; this is encoded by the coding sequence ATGTCTGTTAAATTTACAACACATATAAAAAAATATCGGCTAATGAATGAGATGACACAAGAAGAACTTGCAGCACGCGTTAACGTTAGACGTGAAACGATTATGAGATTAGAAAATGCAAAGTACAATCCATCACTTGAGCTTGCAATGCGAATTGCATATGTTCTCGATACTTCTATTTACAATCTATTTGAATTTAATTTTGAAGGAGACGATTAA
- a CDS encoding DMT family transporter, which translates to MKKSRIMPLIFLLLWSSGTLAVHLGLKYTNPFSFLFLRYLIATILIMMILICWKYPLEFNKRNIPIVIGTALLQQTIYQTFFFISLSKGITPGLLSIILGIQPIITAIISNKNISKVQWIGLLFGFAGLIIVVYTSAFNNQISILGIFCGVIAMVSITVGTITQKKLTISMPMNLFIQSIISLLFYTVFIVFFGKYEVEWHYEFIIALIWMSVVISIFATFLLYYMIRKGELVKVTSLFYFIPGITAILDYMIFRNILEPNAIIGLIFVIIGTFLINNKIKLSR; encoded by the coding sequence TTGAAAAAAAGTAGAATAATGCCATTAATTTTCTTGTTGTTATGGAGTAGTGGAACACTTGCTGTTCATTTAGGATTAAAATATACAAATCCATTTTCATTTTTATTTTTAAGATATTTAATCGCGACCATTCTTATAATGATGATATTAATCTGCTGGAAATATCCTTTGGAATTCAATAAGAGAAATATACCAATCGTCATCGGCACCGCTTTATTACAACAAACGATATATCAAACCTTTTTCTTTATTTCATTAAGTAAGGGGATTACACCAGGATTATTATCAATTATTTTAGGTATACAGCCTATTATTACCGCAATAATTTCAAATAAAAATATTAGTAAAGTACAATGGATTGGTTTATTATTTGGATTTGCAGGTTTAATCATTGTAGTATATACTTCAGCATTTAATAATCAAATTTCAATTCTCGGAATATTTTGCGGTGTAATTGCGATGGTATCGATAACAGTCGGAACGATAACACAAAAGAAATTAACAATATCAATGCCTATGAATCTATTTATTCAAAGTATAATCAGCTTATTGTTTTATACAGTATTTATTGTTTTCTTTGGAAAATATGAAGTGGAATGGCATTATGAATTTATCATCGCGTTAATTTGGATGTCAGTGGTTATATCAATATTTGCAACATTCTTACTGTATTACATGATTAGAAAAGGTGAACTTGTAAAAGTTACGAGTTTGTTTTATTTTATTCCTGGTATTACAGCGATTTTAGATTATATGATTTTTAGAAACATACTTGAACCCAATGCCATCATCGGCTTGATATTTGTAATTATTGGTACATTTTTAATTAACAATAAAATTAAATTATCTCGATAA
- a CDS encoding DUF3796 domain-containing protein: MISNKHWMVSLLGFLGFMGFDEPLFFLFFLFFGGFRYYWWQKIGSETDERLLENKNTAAAKAFKITFIISIVTTILIGLFINDSLLLYKIQLAILSLSFAIGINLWAYYTYQLEFGEE, from the coding sequence ATGATATCCAATAAACATTGGATGGTAAGTTTACTCGGATTTTTAGGATTTATGGGATTTGATGAGCCATTATTCTTTTTGTTCTTTTTATTCTTTGGTGGTTTTAGGTATTACTGGTGGCAGAAAATTGGATCTGAAACTGATGAACGTTTGCTGGAAAATAAAAATACAGCAGCGGCAAAAGCGTTTAAAATCACATTTATTATAAGTATCGTTACAACGATTCTTATCGGACTTTTCATCAATGATTCATTACTACTCTATAAAATACAGCTTGCTATCTTATCATTGTCCTTTGCAATCGGGATTAATTTATGGGCATATTATACGTATCAATTGGAATTTGGAGAAGAATAA